Proteins from a genomic interval of Desulfovibrio desulfuricans:
- a CDS encoding class I SAM-dependent methyltransferase: MDWDAHLYDQSHDFVAAYGENLLGLLPDGLGFVVDVGCGTGALTEALTARAARVVGIDASPDMIVQARMRLPRVEFLVMDACDMPWNGCVDALFSNAALHWIEDQERLTSVMARALRPGGLLVCEFGAQGNIGRIRAAFGAAFQAVLAGEGIGPAHLNSERFYFPSAQEYAALLSRHGFSVRLAEEYDRPTPLKGGEESLARWMAQFFAQDLDCVAPEAQEKVFAAVADALRASMWNNGGWIADYRRLRVVAVKH; this comes from the coding sequence ATGGATTGGGATGCCCATCTTTATGACCAGAGCCACGACTTTGTGGCAGCCTACGGTGAAAACCTGCTGGGGCTGCTGCCCGATGGTCTGGGCTTTGTTGTTGACGTAGGCTGCGGCACAGGCGCACTGACAGAAGCCTTGACCGCCAGAGCCGCCCGCGTGGTGGGCATTGACGCCTCGCCCGACATGATCGTGCAGGCCAGGATGCGTCTGCCGCGAGTGGAATTTCTGGTAATGGACGCCTGCGACATGCCGTGGAACGGCTGCGTGGACGCGCTGTTTTCCAACGCCGCGCTGCACTGGATAGAAGATCAGGAGCGCCTGACCTCCGTCATGGCGCGGGCGCTGCGCCCCGGCGGCCTGCTGGTGTGCGAATTTGGCGCGCAAGGCAATATCGGGCGTATCCGCGCTGCCTTTGGGGCGGCCTTTCAGGCCGTGCTGGCGGGGGAAGGCATTGGCCCGGCGCATCTGAACAGCGAGCGTTTTTATTTTCCCTCGGCGCAGGAATATGCGGCCCTGCTGAGCCGCCACGGGTTTTCCGTGCGGCTGGCGGAAGAATACGACAGGCCCACCCCTCTCAAAGGCGGGGAAGAAAGCCTTGCCCGCTGGATGGCCCAGTTTTTTGCCCAGGATCTGGATTGCGTGGCCCCAGAGGCTCAGGAAAAAGTTTTTGCCGCCGTGGCGGATGCCCTGCGCGCATCCATGTGGAATAACGGCGGTTGGATTGCTGATTATCGGCGGCTGCGGGTCGTGGCCGTAAAACACTAA
- a CDS encoding multidrug effflux MFS transporter: MRITENDYIVGAGARLPRRRRLFLALLLGMMAAFGPLCTDTYLPSLPALAADLNISTATTQLTITACLLGMALGQLFVGPISDSTGRRKPLFMALIFFTLASICCAAAKTGNSFIALRFAQGLGGAGGIVLARAMACDLFRGPELTNFMSLLMAVNGIAPITGPLLGGWLASLSGWPLIFYFLTGFGVLLIVLSAVGLPETLPETMRREGGLRASWKAMGELLRQKPFMCYVGVQGFTMGGFFGYVAASPFVLQGMYGISPQGYSVIFGCNALSVMFVALATARLSRRFGEARLLQIGNTLRCAACLGVLAVTVIAPASPLPLLVGLFFMIALQGMTLPTSFTLGISAQNVGAGTASGILGVAVFIFGACTSPLVGLAGGDTAVPLGLVSACTGLAASVLGQVGNSEMQKRALREKQA; the protein is encoded by the coding sequence ATGCGCATTACGGAAAATGATTATATTGTGGGTGCCGGCGCAAGGCTGCCCCGCCGTCGCAGGCTGTTTCTGGCGCTCTTGCTGGGCATGATGGCCGCCTTTGGCCCGCTGTGTACCGATACCTATCTGCCAAGCCTGCCCGCCCTGGCGGCAGACCTTAATATCTCCACGGCAACAACCCAGTTGACCATCACGGCCTGTCTGCTGGGCATGGCCCTCGGTCAATTGTTTGTGGGGCCCATTTCAGATTCCACCGGGCGGCGCAAGCCGCTGTTCATGGCGCTGATCTTCTTTACGCTGGCTTCCATCTGTTGCGCAGCGGCCAAAACGGGCAACAGCTTTATTGCCCTGCGTTTTGCGCAGGGGCTTGGCGGGGCAGGGGGCATTGTGCTGGCCCGCGCCATGGCCTGCGACCTGTTTCGCGGGCCGGAGCTGACCAACTTCATGAGCCTGCTCATGGCGGTCAACGGCATTGCCCCCATTACCGGGCCGCTCTTGGGCGGCTGGCTGGCATCCCTGAGCGGCTGGCCCCTGATTTTTTATTTTCTGACGGGCTTTGGGGTGCTGCTGATCGTGCTGAGCGCCGTGGGCCTGCCCGAAACCCTGCCGGAAACCATGCGCCGCGAGGGGGGCTTGCGCGCCTCGTGGAAGGCCATGGGCGAGCTTTTGCGGCAAAAACCCTTCATGTGCTATGTGGGCGTGCAGGGTTTCACCATGGGCGGATTTTTCGGTTACGTGGCGGCCTCGCCCTTTGTGCTGCAGGGCATGTACGGCATCTCACCGCAGGGCTACAGCGTCATTTTTGGCTGCAACGCCTTGAGCGTCATGTTTGTTGCCCTTGCCACGGCCCGGCTGTCGCGCCGTTTTGGCGAAGCCCGTTTGCTGCAAATCGGCAACACGCTGCGCTGCGCGGCCTGCCTTGGCGTACTGGCCGTGACGGTGATAGCGCCAGCCTCGCCCTTGCCGCTGCTCGTGGGGCTGTTTTTCATGATCGCCCTCCAGGGCATGACGCTCCCCACCAGCTTTACCCTTGGCATCAGCGCGCAAAATGTGGGCGCGGGAACGGCCTCGGGCATTCTGGGCGTGGCGGTCTTTATTTTTGGCGCGTGCACCTCCCCTCTTGTGGGGCTGGCCGGGGGTGATACCGCCGTGCCGCTGGGTCTGGTGAGCGCCTGCACCGGGCTTGCCGCCTCAGTGCTTGGACAAGTTGGCAACAGCGAAATGCAAAAGCGCGCATTGCGGGAAAAGCAGGCCTGA
- a CDS encoding ATP-dependent helicase, which translates to MIDYAQALNEAQYEAATCGDGPVLVVAGAGSGKTRTIVYRLAWLAEHGVEPDAMLLLTFTRKAAQEMLHRAGLLLNQGLAGVQGGTFHAFGFGALRRWKPDWLGDRPFTVMDSADINEAVKHCKDQLKLGKGDRSFPKTQSIVGLLSKARNKELPLDEVLRREAFHLLPHADGLARLGDAYNAYRRDKGLLDYDDLLFELEALLRENPLAAASLRQRFSHILVDEYQDTNLVQARIVRLLAGPLDGPPGNVMAVGDEAQSIYAFRGANVRNILDFPTLFPGARVVRLEENYRSTKPVLDVANNLLSHAAESFRKNLFTRKEGGDPVRLVTPLSDMSQAKLVVRRVEELLATHLPHEIAVLFRAGFHSYNLEMALNQAGIAFRKYGGLRYTEAAHVKDVIAYARLLLNPLDLPAFARVAAQHSGIGPKTVEKLYAVARSGDQKSTEKAFAKYPGFLEDMRFVDDLRARPMPPSGTLSSVLEHYRPRLEALYPEDWPRRQQGLEEIIQMASGYSELDLFVADLALEAPEDDDADSNEGKITLSTVHSAKGLEWNAVLIIDLVEDRFPSRHALARPEDFEEERRLMYVACTRARQCLDLYAPASLYNRAERGSQHVSQSPFVRELAPGMVEEWIEGFGGVLSRRSVGGVGFGRKTAMPSAGGPSGAQGFSGGLLPRPQRSPSHDAYDDCQLAPDDAGRQATPLTNPAPAPVPTQGNSRPQAAGDGELCYCRHRIFGRGKIVRHLPPDKVQVNFPGFGLKVILSEYLILES; encoded by the coding sequence ATGATTGATTACGCTCAAGCCCTTAACGAAGCCCAGTACGAGGCAGCCACCTGCGGCGACGGCCCGGTTCTGGTTGTGGCAGGCGCAGGCAGCGGCAAAACCCGCACCATCGTCTACCGTCTGGCATGGCTGGCAGAGCACGGCGTCGAACCTGACGCCATGCTCCTGCTCACCTTTACCCGCAAGGCAGCGCAGGAAATGCTGCACCGCGCGGGGCTGTTGCTCAATCAGGGGCTTGCGGGCGTGCAGGGCGGCACCTTTCACGCCTTTGGCTTTGGGGCGCTCCGGCGCTGGAAGCCCGACTGGCTTGGCGACAGACCTTTTACAGTCATGGATTCCGCCGACATCAACGAGGCGGTCAAGCACTGCAAGGATCAGCTCAAGCTGGGCAAGGGCGACAGGTCGTTTCCCAAAACCCAGAGCATTGTGGGGCTGCTGAGCAAGGCCCGCAACAAGGAGCTGCCGCTGGACGAAGTGCTGCGACGCGAGGCCTTTCACCTGCTGCCCCACGCCGATGGCCTGGCCCGGCTGGGCGATGCCTACAATGCCTACCGCCGCGACAAGGGCCTGCTGGATTACGATGATCTGCTGTTCGAGCTTGAGGCCCTGCTGCGCGAAAATCCGCTGGCGGCCGCCTCGCTGCGGCAGAGGTTCAGCCATATTCTCGTTGACGAGTATCAGGATACAAACCTGGTTCAGGCCCGCATTGTGCGCCTGCTGGCAGGGCCCTTGGACGGCCCCCCAGGCAACGTCATGGCTGTGGGCGACGAAGCCCAGTCCATCTATGCTTTTCGCGGTGCCAATGTGCGCAACATATTGGACTTCCCCACGCTTTTTCCCGGCGCGCGCGTGGTGCGGCTGGAAGAAAACTACCGATCCACCAAGCCCGTGCTGGATGTGGCCAACAACCTGCTCTCCCACGCTGCGGAATCCTTCCGCAAAAACCTGTTCACGCGCAAGGAAGGCGGCGACCCCGTGCGCCTTGTGACGCCGCTCAGCGACATGAGTCAGGCCAAGCTGGTGGTGCGCCGGGTTGAGGAACTGCTGGCGACCCACCTGCCGCACGAAATCGCGGTGCTGTTCCGCGCGGGCTTCCATTCCTATAACCTGGAAATGGCCCTCAATCAGGCGGGCATTGCCTTTCGCAAATACGGGGGGCTGCGCTATACCGAGGCTGCCCACGTCAAGGATGTTATCGCCTACGCGCGCCTGCTGCTCAACCCGCTCGACCTGCCCGCCTTTGCCCGCGTGGCGGCCCAGCACAGCGGCATTGGCCCCAAGACGGTAGAAAAACTCTATGCCGTGGCCCGCAGCGGCGACCAGAAATCCACAGAAAAAGCCTTTGCCAAGTATCCGGGTTTTCTGGAAGACATGCGCTTTGTGGACGACCTGCGCGCCCGGCCCATGCCGCCATCGGGGACGCTGTCGTCCGTTCTTGAACATTACCGCCCCCGCCTCGAAGCCCTCTACCCGGAAGACTGGCCCCGCCGCCAGCAGGGGTTGGAAGAAATCATCCAGATGGCCTCCGGCTACAGCGAGCTGGATCTTTTTGTGGCAGATCTTGCCCTTGAAGCGCCGGAAGACGATGACGCCGACAGCAACGAGGGCAAGATCACCCTTTCCACCGTGCATTCGGCCAAGGGGCTGGAGTGGAACGCCGTTCTGATCATTGATCTGGTGGAAGACCGCTTTCCTTCGCGCCACGCACTGGCCCGGCCAGAAGATTTTGAAGAAGAGCGCCGCCTCATGTACGTGGCCTGCACCCGCGCGCGCCAGTGCCTTGACCTCTACGCCCCTGCCTCGCTCTACAACAGGGCGGAGCGCGGCAGTCAGCACGTGAGCCAGAGCCCCTTTGTGCGCGAGCTTGCACCCGGCATGGTTGAAGAATGGATTGAAGGGTTTGGCGGTGTGCTTTCGCGCCGCAGCGTGGGCGGCGTAGGTTTTGGGCGTAAAACCGCCATGCCTTCCGCTGGCGGGCCTAGCGGCGCGCAGGGCTTTTCTGGCGGGCTTTTGCCGCGTCCGCAGCGCTCGCCGAGCCACGATGCCTATGACGACTGCCAGCTTGCGCCAGACGATGCGGGCAGGCAGGCCACTCCTCTGACGAATCCTGCACCCGCTCCTGTGCCCACGCAGGGGAATTCAAGGCCACAAGCCGCAGGCGATGGCGAACTGTGTTACTGCCGTCACCGTATTTTCGGGCGCGGCAAGATCGTGCGTCATTTGCCGCCGGACAAGGTGCAGGTGAATTTCCCCGGCTTCGGCCTCAAGGTCATCCTGAGCGAATATCTGATTCTGGAGAGCTGA
- the thiL gene encoding thiamine-phosphate kinase yields MVPPHASPASHGSLSEDGILACLGRHFPQTGPSLLLGRGDDCAVLRGGKPLAVSSDLFLEDVHFRRSYFTPEETGYKALAVNVSDLAACGARPAAFTLCLGLPGWVDEPWLDAFFSGMAGLAKQHNMVLAGGDLSGCERLHISVTVWGEPADPGTFLVRGGSMPGDVLFVVGRLGLARVGLKALEAQGRAALDLWPAACAAHLHPEPQVDAGLMLARAGFNARPPALMDVSDGIMRDLPRLLGLTGELSAAGQVSRGSLGAEIMLARGQLHPEVVGYAEANGKNPVHEALLGGEDYALLGSCAPDMLPPLHAAIPRLTSIGVVTAGGGIVCNNEPLDTLAEMRGFDHFERKGQEA; encoded by the coding sequence ATGGTTCCGCCCCACGCATCCCCGGCTTCTCATGGCTCTCTTTCTGAAGACGGCATTCTGGCCTGTCTTGGCAGACATTTTCCGCAAACCGGGCCTTCCCTGCTGCTGGGCAGGGGCGATGACTGCGCCGTGCTGCGCGGCGGCAAGCCCCTTGCCGTGAGCAGCGATCTTTTTCTGGAAGACGTGCATTTTCGCCGCTCGTATTTTACCCCTGAAGAAACAGGCTACAAGGCGCTGGCTGTCAATGTGAGCGATCTTGCGGCCTGCGGGGCGCGGCCCGCGGCCTTTACCCTGTGCCTCGGCCTGCCCGGCTGGGTGGACGAACCGTGGCTGGACGCGTTTTTCTCGGGCATGGCGGGTCTTGCCAAGCAGCACAACATGGTGCTAGCCGGGGGCGACCTTTCCGGCTGCGAGCGGCTGCATATTTCTGTGACCGTGTGGGGCGAGCCCGCCGACCCCGGTACCTTTCTTGTGCGCGGCGGCAGCATGCCCGGCGATGTGCTTTTTGTGGTGGGGCGTCTGGGCCTTGCCCGCGTGGGACTCAAAGCTCTTGAAGCTCAGGGCCGCGCGGCCCTGGATCTGTGGCCCGCCGCCTGCGCGGCGCACCTGCACCCCGAGCCGCAGGTGGACGCTGGCCTCATGCTGGCGCGGGCGGGATTCAACGCCCGGCCGCCTGCGCTCATGGATGTTTCTGACGGCATCATGCGTGATCTGCCCCGGTTGCTTGGCCTTACGGGCGAGTTGAGCGCTGCGGGGCAGGTCTCGCGCGGCAGTCTGGGGGCGGAGATCATGCTGGCCCGTGGGCAACTGCACCCGGAAGTAGTGGGCTATGCCGAGGCCAATGGCAAAAATCCCGTACACGAGGCCCTGCTTGGCGGCGAGGATTACGCCCTGCTTGGTTCGTGCGCACCCGACATGCTGCCCCCCCTGCATGCTGCCATACCGCGCCTTACAAGCATCGGCGTTGTGACTGCGGGCGGCGGCATTGTGTGCAACAACGAGCCGCTGGACACTCTGGCGGAAATGCGCGGCTTTGACCACTTTGAACGCAAAGGGCAGGAAGCCTGA
- a CDS encoding class II aldolase/adducin family protein, translating to MSITSQRSTTAPIPEDQPSIPSEMVEEFRAVCRDAWKQGLLSGCNGNASRRLGSHTPELVCITRSGAAKGRLTAADCCLMDIATGAVVSGGPASTESGMHLAIYRTRPDCNAILHTHPRRLLALSLRLAGRQEDFLRLPLFEAEVWRAKLGFAPALPPGTTELADAVALAASSKDAVWMAGHGLCCLGRTLAEALCLAEELEHLAALQILATV from the coding sequence ATGAGCATCACCTCGCAGCGGTCAACAACCGCGCCGATCCCAGAAGATCAACCTTCCATCCCTTCTGAAATGGTTGAAGAATTTCGCGCAGTTTGCCGCGATGCATGGAAGCAGGGCCTGCTGTCCGGCTGCAACGGCAACGCCAGCCGCAGGCTTGGCAGCCATACGCCGGAGCTTGTCTGCATCACCCGCAGCGGCGCTGCCAAGGGCAGGCTGACCGCCGCCGACTGCTGCCTTATGGACATCGCCACTGGCGCTGTTGTATCCGGCGGTCCCGCATCCACCGAATCAGGCATGCACCTCGCCATCTACCGCACTCGCCCGGACTGCAACGCCATTCTGCACACCCATCCCCGCCGACTGCTCGCCTTGAGCCTGCGGCTGGCGGGCAGACAGGAAGACTTTTTGCGCCTGCCCCTTTTTGAAGCCGAAGTATGGCGGGCCAAGCTGGGCTTTGCCCCGGCACTTCCCCCCGGCACTACCGAGCTGGCAGACGCCGTGGCTCTGGCTGCCAGCAGCAAGGATGCCGTGTGGATGGCCGGGCACGGCCTGTGCTGCCTTGGGCGCACCCTGGCCGAAGCCCTGTGCCTTGCAGAAGAACTGGAACATCTTGCCGCGCTGCAGATACTTGCCACAGTTTAG
- a CDS encoding DUF4198 domain-containing protein, protein MHIRSHFCAALALMGLMISSTAALAHEFILKPDTATPAAGQKTRMQAQAAHVFMVSEEAENPANVRLYLLQGDKKTDIALVEDKALVSLVGDFTLAQNGPAMLVGHRLPQIWCETTQGEMEGSRAALEAKGMKVKSSGKYEKFAKTLLNPASNDTLFGKALGQDLELVLLTNPADIKPGAPLNVQVLLRGKPVPNATVGLTHDAFSKDQDTYKSKAQTDAQGKASFTVDKPALWMLRTTVVEKTPGADADEHHLRATYVFPVK, encoded by the coding sequence ATGCATATCCGTTCGCACTTCTGCGCTGCCCTGGCCCTTATGGGTCTCATGATTTCCAGCACTGCCGCCCTGGCCCACGAATTTATCCTCAAGCCCGACACGGCAACCCCTGCCGCCGGGCAGAAAACCCGCATGCAGGCGCAGGCAGCCCATGTGTTCATGGTCAGCGAAGAAGCCGAAAATCCCGCCAACGTGCGTCTGTACCTCTTGCAGGGCGACAAAAAAACCGACATCGCCCTTGTGGAAGACAAGGCGCTCGTTTCGCTGGTGGGCGACTTCACCCTCGCGCAGAACGGCCCCGCCATGCTGGTGGGCCACCGCCTGCCCCAGATATGGTGCGAAACAACGCAGGGTGAAATGGAAGGCAGCCGCGCCGCCCTTGAAGCCAAGGGCATGAAGGTCAAATCTTCCGGCAAGTATGAAAAATTCGCCAAGACCCTGCTCAATCCCGCCAGCAACGACACCCTGTTCGGCAAGGCACTTGGCCAGGATCTGGAACTTGTGCTGCTGACCAACCCCGCAGACATCAAGCCCGGCGCACCCCTGAACGTACAGGTGTTGCTGCGCGGCAAGCCCGTGCCCAATGCCACTGTGGGCCTGACCCACGATGCCTTCAGCAAGGATCAGGACACCTACAAATCCAAGGCGCAGACCGATGCGCAGGGCAAGGCCTCCTTTACCGTGGACAAGCCCGCCCTGTGGATGCTGCGTACCACGGTGGTTGAAAAGACCCCCGGCGCGGACGCTGACGAGCACCATCTGCGCGCCACCTATGTGTTCCCCGTAAAGTAG
- a CDS encoding DUF4198 domain-containing protein has product MRIFLLGRCAAISLAVALLLTGAAAQVSAHALYAADTRHDGVVLVQFAYSSGEQPTYAKVEVYSPADDKVEFQNGRTDAQGRFAFMPDAPGRWRIIMADNMGHRVEHPVEVSAAQGAAAADSGHDAGPGGFAMPLRILLGLSLIANMALAAAVLRRRKKLTV; this is encoded by the coding sequence ATGCGCATTTTCCTTTTGGGGCGCTGCGCCGCCATCAGCCTTGCGGTTGCGCTGCTTCTGACAGGCGCTGCGGCCCAGGTTTCGGCCCATGCCCTGTATGCGGCAGACACCCGGCACGACGGCGTGGTGCTTGTGCAGTTTGCCTACTCCAGCGGCGAGCAGCCCACCTATGCCAAGGTGGAGGTTTACAGCCCCGCAGACGACAAGGTGGAATTTCAGAATGGCCGCACTGACGCGCAGGGGCGCTTTGCCTTCATGCCTGATGCGCCGGGCCGCTGGCGTATCATAATGGCCGACAACATGGGCCACAGGGTTGAACACCCGGTGGAGGTCAGCGCCGCTCAGGGGGCCGCAGCAGCAGACAGCGGGCACGATGCTGGGCCGGGCGGCTTTGCCATGCCCTTGCGCATTCTGCTTGGCCTGAGCCTGATCGCCAACATGGCGCTTGCGGCAGCCGTGCTGCGGCGCAGAAAAAAACTTACGGTCTGA
- the serS gene encoding serine--tRNA ligase has translation MIDLKLVQKQPEVLTKALTDRHSDLDVNEFLALDARRRALLTEVETLKSRRNAASAEVAAKKRAGEDATALLAEMSGVSDRIKELDVETAQAKADVETWLMRVPNLPDAAVPVGKDESENVEVHRWGTPREFDFEPREHGDLGVALGGLDFERAARLTGSRFVVSLNWGARLERALVNFFLDQHTVAEDYIEVCPPYMVNRASMTGTGQLPKFEEDLFKLREWEYYLIPTAEVPLTNLHAGEVLDEADLPRAYCAATPCFRSEAGSAGKDTRGLIRMHQFTKVEMVRFAHPDDSFNQLEIMRGHACNLLEMLELPYRVITLCTGDMGFSSAKTYDVEVWLPTQKTFREISSCSNCTDFQARRADIRFKPKGGKAMFLHTLNGSGLPTGRTIAAILENCQQKDGSLVLPKALVPYMGGREVIEPK, from the coding sequence ATGATTGACCTCAAACTGGTGCAAAAGCAGCCCGAAGTGCTGACCAAGGCTTTGACCGACCGGCATTCGGATCTGGATGTTAATGAATTTCTGGCGCTGGACGCCCGCCGCCGCGCCCTGCTGACCGAGGTGGAAACCCTCAAGAGCCGCCGCAACGCGGCCTCTGCCGAAGTGGCCGCCAAAAAACGCGCGGGCGAAGATGCCACGGCCCTGCTGGCCGAAATGAGCGGCGTTTCCGACCGTATCAAGGAACTGGACGTTGAAACCGCCCAGGCCAAGGCCGATGTGGAAACATGGCTCATGCGCGTGCCCAACCTGCCTGACGCCGCCGTGCCAGTGGGCAAGGACGAATCGGAAAACGTGGAAGTGCACCGCTGGGGCACGCCGCGGGAATTTGATTTTGAGCCGCGCGAGCATGGCGATCTGGGCGTGGCCCTTGGCGGGCTTGATTTTGAGCGCGCCGCCCGCCTGACTGGCAGCCGTTTTGTGGTGTCCCTGAACTGGGGCGCCCGCCTTGAGCGCGCACTGGTAAACTTTTTTCTTGATCAGCACACAGTGGCCGAAGACTATATTGAAGTCTGCCCGCCCTATATGGTCAACCGCGCCAGCATGACAGGCACGGGCCAGTTGCCCAAGTTTGAGGAAGACCTGTTCAAGCTGCGCGAGTGGGAATACTATCTGATCCCCACTGCCGAAGTGCCGCTGACCAACCTGCACGCTGGCGAAGTGCTGGACGAGGCCGATCTGCCCCGCGCCTACTGCGCGGCCACGCCCTGTTTCCGCTCCGAGGCGGGCAGCGCGGGCAAGGATACGCGCGGCCTTATCCGCATGCACCAGTTCACAAAGGTCGAGATGGTGCGTTTCGCCCATCCTGACGACAGCTTCAACCAGCTTGAGATCATGCGCGGTCATGCCTGCAACCTGCTGGAAATGCTCGAACTGCCCTACCGCGTCATCACTCTCTGCACGGGGGACATGGGCTTCAGCTCCGCCAAGACCTATGATGTGGAAGTGTGGCTGCCCACGCAAAAAACCTTCCGCGAAATTTCGTCCTGCTCCAATTGCACGGATTTTCAGGCCCGCCGGGCCGATATCCGCTTCAAGCCCAAGGGCGGCAAGGCCATGTTCCTGCACACGCTCAACGGTTCCGGCCTGCCCACGGGCCGCACAATTGCCGCCATCCTTGAAAACTGCCAGCAAAAGGACGGCAGCCTTGTGCTGCCCAAGGCGCTGGTGCCCTACATGGGCGGCAGGGAAGTTATCGAGCCGAAATAA
- a CDS encoding tetratricopeptide repeat protein gives MAVLLGTFALPPVLLTGGAAYAAEHTPGPPAAVSAADKPATAGKGTHGNAADNNPAERASPSSPAPDPLSPLENGPSASRPGPLPLPSPVLRSAHCPAAPLPPHAQRLCAEAAALLDALHTAAAALPNRRDIRMGITDFNEYTALAAELYTPLTEVDHAAAGGDSGAQSITVTLLARPDAAETLLRLLRNPDALKVRRLLLADLMAATANAQQVAQELAAADALPGAGGSGDVSPGSGGTWYIAKVTPPGQLTQHPPMPTPEDIAKEAAQQKAQQNADALADTFAAAITALDTLRLSPEGWLTSADSLAALEKAAVNLPQSAAAQLLLGEALLQAGMPQRSIASCTAALELAPDLGRARYIRALAHWRLQQLALAEDDLSAALEATTNAFPHTSDKVRLLRARGALRMLRSNEPGMCDDLAAACALGDCDGLAAARGQQMCLTSPRQEGGQPEADAVTPQVPAKAGDTAAKP, from the coding sequence ATGGCGGTTCTGCTGGGAACTTTTGCCCTGCCGCCGGTCTTGCTGACCGGCGGTGCGGCATACGCAGCAGAACATACGCCCGGCCCTCCGGCGGCAGTCTCTGCCGCTGACAAACCAGCAACTGCGGGCAAGGGTACCCACGGCAATGCGGCTGACAACAACCCAGCCGAAAGGGCCAGCCCCTCTTCTCCCGCGCCTGATCCGCTCTCGCCTTTGGAAAACGGCCCATCTGCTTCCAGACCAGGCCCCCTCCCCCTGCCATCGCCCGTTCTTCGTAGCGCGCACTGCCCCGCCGCTCCACTGCCCCCGCATGCCCAAAGGCTGTGCGCGGAAGCCGCGGCCCTTCTGGATGCCCTGCACACTGCCGCAGCAGCCCTACCCAACAGACGCGACATCCGCATGGGCATAACCGACTTCAACGAATACACGGCGCTGGCCGCAGAACTGTACACCCCGCTGACAGAAGTTGACCATGCTGCCGCTGGCGGGGATTCCGGCGCACAAAGCATCACAGTCACCTTGCTGGCCCGGCCAGATGCGGCGGAAACATTGCTGCGGCTGCTACGCAATCCAGATGCCCTGAAAGTGCGGCGTTTGTTGCTGGCAGACCTGATGGCCGCAACGGCAAACGCCCAGCAGGTCGCTCAGGAGCTCGCTGCCGCCGATGCCCTGCCTGGAGCTGGCGGCTCCGGCGATGTGTCTCCCGGTTCTGGCGGTACATGGTATATTGCCAAGGTGACACCGCCGGGGCAGTTGACCCAGCACCCCCCCATGCCTACTCCCGAGGACATAGCCAAAGAGGCGGCGCAACAGAAGGCGCAGCAGAACGCTGATGCTCTGGCAGACACTTTTGCCGCCGCCATTACGGCTCTGGATACCTTACGCCTTTCGCCCGAGGGCTGGCTGACCTCGGCGGACTCTCTGGCAGCCCTTGAAAAAGCTGCCGTCAATCTGCCGCAAAGCGCCGCTGCCCAGCTACTCCTGGGCGAGGCTCTTTTACAGGCAGGCATGCCGCAGCGCAGTATCGCTTCCTGCACTGCCGCACTGGAGCTTGCCCCTGACCTTGGGCGCGCGCGGTACATCCGCGCACTGGCCCACTGGCGCTTGCAGCAACTGGCTCTTGCCGAAGATGACCTGAGCGCGGCGCTGGAAGCTACAACGAATGCTTTTCCTCACACTTCGGACAAAGTCCGGCTTTTGCGGGCGCGCGGCGCGTTGCGCATGCTGCGCAGCAACGAACCGGGCATGTGCGATGATCTGGCCGCCGCCTGCGCTCTGGGCGACTGCGATGGCCTTGCTGCCGCCCGTGGGCAGCAGATGTGCCTTACATCTCCAAGGCAAGAGGGAGGCCAGCCCGAGGCTGATGCCGTCACCCCCCAAGTGCCAGCAAAGGCTGGCGACACGGCGGCAAAACCATGA